The genomic interval ATGGCTTTGTGCTTTGAGCATTTTAACCTACAGGCCTTTATTTGTAGGAGACTTTCATTTAGCCTAGGTATATAAAGGTATTTATCCTAGAATTACTTGGAGAAGACTTGAATACTAGGCTTGCCTAGCTATACTACCTAGTGTAATTTGGAAGTGAAGTTTAACTTAAATCAAAACAGCCTTGTTACTGGCCCATGAAATTGGGTTTATTGTACTTATAGCCTAGCTAGCTATGACTGATTTTGAAATCAAATGTATTATTCAGATTTCTATTGTATCAGTGTTCCTTCAAGAgcattttattaatgttttttgtgTAGGTGTAAGTCACAAAATAATGTAATACCTAATTTCCGGTTAAACACAAGTTAACGAAAGTTTAGCCATGTgcagtgcaaacttacctccatgatgcattcgaaatttttacttaaaacacctcaTGTTGAGAAGACTGTCTCCATTTCGATGTTTGTAGAGTCACTtctgtcaacaaacttcccatttcctgtgctaaatccacacaccacttgtaccgcTAGACGCTGGGACACAGTCCTCATAACAATCTTAAATGGCGAGGGTGTTTCAGCCTCTGGACTGGTAAACGTAAACGTATAGAGCTTgttcaggaagaagaagagtgtGCTAGATAACacttaaataattagttaaagacCAGAATATAGTtatgaattgcatatatatatgtattagtatgtattcatgataattcatttgaaaatattcgttcttGTAAAAGTAAACAGATTTCCGACACAAATTTCAtcggttttgctgtgaacatttACTAGTTACCCCAAACATACCTACTAGGTAAAGCTACTAATAGGTTTAGGTTAAGCTACTAGGTACTAACTAACGTATTTTCCTACGGCTTTGTGCTTTGAGCATTTTAACCTACAGGCCTTTATTTGTAGGAGACTTTCATTTAGATATATAAAGGTATTTATCCTAGAATTACTTGGAGAAGACTTGAATACTAGGCTTGCCTAGCTATACTACCTAGTGTAATTTGGAAGTGAAGTTTAACTTAAATCAAAACAGCCTTGTTACTGGCCCATGAAATTGGGTTTATTGTACTTATAGCCTAGCTAGCTATGACTGATTTTGAAATCAAATGTATTATTCAGATTTCAATTGTATCAGTGTTCCTTCAAGAgcattttattaatgttttttgtgTAGGTATAAGTCACAAAATAATGTAATACCTAATTTCCGGTTAAACACAAGTTAACGAAAGTTTAGCCATGTgcagtgcaaacttacctccatgatgcattcgaaatttttacttaaaacacctcaTGTTGAGAAGACTGTCTCCATTTCGATGTTTGTAGAGTCACTtctgtcaacaaacttcccatttcctgtgctaaatccacacaccacttgtacccatagacgctgggacacTGTCTTCATAACAATCTTAAATGGCGAGGGTGTTTCAGCCTCTGGACTGGTAAACGTATAGAGCTTgttcaggaagaagaagagtgtGCTAGATAACacttaaataattagttaaagacCAGAATAAAGTtatgaattgcatatatatatgtattagtatgtattcatgataattcatttgaaaatattcgttcttGTAAAAGTAAACAGATTTCCGACACAAATTTCAtcggttttgctgtgaacatttACTAGTTACCAGAAACATACCTACTAGGTAAAGCTACTAATAGGTTTAGGTTAAGCTACTAGGTTACTAACTAACGTATTTTCCTACGGCTTTGTGCTTTGAGCATTTTAACCTACAGGCCTTTATTTGTAGGAGACTTTCATTTAGCCTAGGTATATAAAGGTATTTATCCTAGAATTACTTGGAGAAGACTTGAATACTAGGCTTGCCTAGCTATACTACCTAGTGTAATTTGGAAGTGATGTTTAACTTAAATCAAAACAGCCTTGTTACTGGCCCATGAAATTGGGTTTATTGTACTTATAGCCTAGCTAGCTATGACTGATTTTGAAATCAAATGTATTATTCAGATTTCAATTGTATCAGTGTTCCTTCAAGAgcattttattaatgttttttgtgTAGGTATAAGtcacaaaataatataatacctAATTTCCGGTTAAACACAAGTTAACGAAAGTTTAGCCATGTgcagtgcaaacttacctccatgatgcattcaaaatttttacttaaaacacctcaTGTTGAGAAGACTGTCTCCATTTCGATGTTTGTAGAGTCACTtctgtcaacaaacttcccatttcctgtgctaaatccacacaccacttgtacccatagacgctgggacacTGTTTTCATAACAATCTTAAATGGCGAGGGTGTTTCAGCCTCTGGACTGGTAAACGTAAACGTATAGAGCTTGTTCAGGAAGAAGAAGTGTGCTAGATAACacttaaataattagttaaagacCAGAATAAAGTtatgaattgcatatatatatgtattatgtattcttAGGTATATAAAGGTATGTATCCTAGAATTACTTGGAGAAGACTTGAATACTAGGCTTTCCTAGCTATACTACCTAGTGTAATTTGGAAGTGAAGTTTAACTTAAATCAAAACAGCCTTGTTACTGGCCCATGAAATTGGGTTTATTGTACTTATAGCCTAGCTAGCTATGACTGATTTTGAAATCAAATGTATTATTCAGATTTCAATTGTATCAGTGTTCCTTCAAGAgcattttattaatgttttttgtgTAGGTATAAGTTTTTCTTACAGAATACAGAATATTTAATGTACTGTCATATTCCCTTACAGCTAATCAATTACAGAAAGTGGAATGCATCGTTTTACCATGTTCAGAGTAGCTGGTATTTTGCTTGGAGCCTCAATTGGCTTCAACATGGCTTGCATGTCTTCAGCTTCCAGGTTAGTTTAAAAGGGAATCACAACTTGCAATATATTTTACATGATTTGATTTCTATATGACTACAAGATTCACTTTTGaatcaaaatggaaatatttcacTGTAACTATATATTTATGAAGTGGGCTGCAGCTTTCTGTAACTAATTCTTGTGCATCTATGTACAGAGATAAATGGCCTTTACATCCTGTAGACCTTGTATATTTCAAAATTCAGTTAAGCCAGTGATAcgcatataaatttttttaaaagttgtatTAGCACTATACAAGTTATAATAACtttcttgaaatttatttttgactTGGAAATTATTGTAAAGGGAATGAATGGATGTTTTCAATCTTAAATGCACATATGTTATTACAGCTGCACTTTATACTGAACTCCAAGCAGTTATCATAATGCTCATAATTTTTCCAACCAtctgaaacaaatgaaaaatgctcATAACAGCTTTATGggaaaattttttgaaattgtGTTTTAACTTTTTCATTACCTTTAACTATTTTAAATTTGATTATTATAGTCAAGAGTTAAATAGAGTATCTCACAATTAGTAATCAGATCCATTACATCACAGTAATGCATATTTAAAATGTGTTTGatattctgttgtttttttttttttttaatcagtgtaTCAGCACGTAAAGAAGCTCCTAAAATGATGTATGACTTCCGAACCCTAGCCTCCTTAGATAACTGGAGGGAATCTTCAGACACTGTCAGGACACCAGGAATGTCAAAGGGAGCCTTTGTTATCCAGGTAAATAGTAATACTTTTATTTGTCTAGAACCGTTTTCAGTAGATTACACAAAGATGTAATGTAAAAAGGGGCCCTCCCAATGAAGAAACTTTTTCTGTTTAGTATCTTATTCACATTTGTACAACCTGAGTCACCTGGTTCACACAGGATACTGCTATGTCCATGGGTATATTGGAGATCAGTTTTGGCAGCGAGGGCAAAATACAATGGAACTTTAATGTTTTGCCAGTTAGGAAGGCTGCTTGAATATGCGTGATGGATGAGGCAAACCATTTAGGTTCATGTTTCGTCATGATCCAGTTATCCTCATATTTGAGGCCAtgtcttttgtaataaaaaaaaagtgagaaaccTGACTAATTATCACAAGCTTAAAAGGTATTGTTTGTAAGGCTGAAAATAAAAGGCTGTACTGAGATCTAAATATTTAAATGGTTTTGAGTTTCTCACAAGGGGAGACCAACAACCAAGTTTGGAAATGTCATGATGCCATGTCCTTTGTAATCAGTCTTGGCTTTCAGGAAATGACAAGATCCACCTATTCAAGGTCTTGTGTTTCATGCTGGTGACAGTGCCCCAGGTCCTCACACAAGTATTGTTTTCAGCAGTAGCCTGGGTTCAAAGGATGGGCATTTGCCCTCCTCGCAACCTGAACAATTGGCTCCCCTGAGATGCTTCTTATGAAGCCTTGACAGAAGACAGGTAACTTTGTTGGTCCCTTGCCCCTGCCTAGGTCTCCAAATCAACCTGGAAAAATCAGACTTGGCCTATTCCACAAAGGAAATGAATTGGGATTTGGTCATTAACACCTTATTGGAGAGGTCCAAAGTCCATCTGCTAGTGACTCTGTAATGGCTCATCTCTGATTTCAAGGAGATGGGGATGTGGGAGGGGAGTTTGTTTTTGTGTCCATGTCAGATGAAGTTCTACTCCTAGCAAAAGTAGTGGAAATGCCAGTTatctaaagagaaaaagaatctgAGACAAGTAGTCTGTAGTTCTAGGGAGCCCAGAGGTCTTCAAGTTATTAAGGTTGACCTTGACTTTATTATTGCCTTTGACTTTGTCATGATGTAGTAGTTTCAAGTTTTGGAATATATAATGGGATTTGGATGTGTATAAACTGATGTCTTAAGTTTCAGTTAATAAATTTCAGAGGTAATTATTGATGGATGCTATAGTGACTACTGGAATTTGATCACTAATGTTCTCAgggtagtttatattttatacacaccaGTACAGTATATGGTTTGGCCTAGAAGACAGGTTGATTGCTTTTCAGTGCAGACTCTTGGCAGAGATTTAGCTAAAATTAGGGTATGATGCAATATACCAGGAATGAAGTTTCCTTAACAAAAGTCAAAGTATGTTTGGGACTTTGGGTCCCCCATTTAAATCTTTCCATGATCAGTATTTCTTTGACTACATGCAGCTTGTATGTTAAAATTTGTTCCCCAGTTTGATTCTACAGATGATTCATATCTTAAATTGTTTAGTGAAAAACTACCTACACTAAGTTACCAGATCTTAATATTGTACTGTGTTAACTTCTGGCTGTCATTCATTTAGCTCAGTGCACACAGATTTTATCTTGAGTTTCTGTCTCAGTTTTATGGAATGATTTCCCTAGTCATGTAGTTCAATTGCTGGAACCTAAAGACATTCAAACTGCAAATGCATATTACTTTTGCAAACTGACATggatctcattttctttttcattttgtatatattttttcttaactttattttttatctgtataGCACTGGACTGCTTTCCCTATTTGAGCCTATGGGTTTGCAGCATCCTGGTTTTCCAACCAGGGTTGCAACTTTGTTTGGTAGAAATATTCTGCTTCAGTGTATTTTCATTCTTGTATATCACATTTTCCTGTTTTGTGCAGTACTAGATCACGTGTAGGGAGTGCAAGTTTATGCCTTTTGTGTAGCTCttgaaatttggaaaatacattaataaaaaatgttgaaaaataacttttcttttgcagaaatctCAACTCTTCCAGAGAGCTGTACTTTTCTCTATGCTAAATCCACAGCCAAATGGAGCTGGATTTGTAGGCTTTGTTACAGATGATGGCTGGGACTTGAGTCATTATTCTGGGGTAGAATTAAAAGTTCGTGCCCAGGGTGAAAACTTCCATTATAAGGTCAACTTCAGACACAAAGGACAGCATGAGGGTGATGGATCACCATCTTATGAAGCCTTTTATGAGGTAAGGAAGCATCGGAAGCGTCCTAGTCAAGTAGTTTCAAAATTGTATACATTATCCTATTATAAAGcttgtgacaaaaacattttcaacATTACTTTTCCATGTGTATTATCTGCATGGGGAAAATGTGGTAGCTCATCCTTAAAATCTTGCTTATCTGGGTTTAATTTGTGGGGTATATGTACCTGTTTTAATTGTAAAAAACCTCATTTATGTTTTACTTGTTCATCCTGTATGTAGTTGTCTTGCTTTCAGTGCTGCTTACTAGACCCTTTTGAGTGACTCAGAAAGAAAACCTCAGCTATTGTGGTACTTGATGGTACCTAGAAGACCTGTTAGGACATGAAAGCAGGATGCTTTGCCCAACACCCattgttattaatatcattaagtgTTCCTGTACACACAGGAAGAGTAACTTCCCAAGCTTTGACAGTAACTTTTCATTGTAGGAAGATTGAATTTTGTACTGTGGTAGTATTGAGATTCCACCCGACTACTTACCAGATGTAATTATATACCTTGACAAGACTGACTTTCTATCAGGAGCCATGCCCAGTCCTCATTTTCTCAGTTGCTTATAGCTTCCATAAATGAAATATTAtgcagtacgtatatatatatataatttctttacctGGTTATGAATTTCTAACCACAAATTTTATACccctttaaaaacaaacaaaaaatttaatgtcTTTCTAGTGGTTGTCAATTGTTCTCTGCTATTTTCAGGTACCAAAGAAAGAGTGGACAGTGATTACAATTCCATTTACTGAGTTCAAGCCTTACTTCAGAGGAGCTCCTGTGCCTGATGCAGACCCCCTGGATACTTCTGATATTACCTCACTTGGTTTACAGATTACAGGTGGTGTTTATGAAGCATACAAACAACATGGTGCATCA from Macrobrachium nipponense isolate FS-2020 chromosome 28, ASM1510439v2, whole genome shotgun sequence carries:
- the LOC135201569 gene encoding uncharacterized protein LOC135201569; translated protein: MHRFTMFRVAGILLGASIGFNMACMSSASSVSARKEAPKMMYDFRTLASLDNWRESSDTVRTPGMSKGAFVIQKSQLFQRAVLFSMLNPQPNGAGFVGFVTDDGWDLSHYSGVELKVRAQGENFHYKVNFRHKGQHEGDGSPSYEAFYEVPKKEWTVITIPFTEFKPYFRGAPVPDADPLDTSDITSLGLQITGGVYEAYKQHGASSLEIDYIQAV